In Ferviditalea candida, the following are encoded in one genomic region:
- a CDS encoding gluconate 2-dehydrogenase subunit 3 family protein, with translation MFSNTEIEMIRVITEEIFPGSNEARAYEFIQRDAAANPFMIGLYREGLRAFENQARLLFGKTLLDLDQERLIELLKSQEHTPFFQFIRNHTMEGVFSDPIYGGNYQAYGWRLIGFEGPRFYTAEEINKKRQLPKVYYSLKGIAHEDKTGI, from the coding sequence TTGTTTTCCAATACGGAAATCGAAATGATTCGGGTTATTACCGAGGAGATTTTTCCCGGGTCCAATGAAGCCAGGGCATATGAATTTATTCAACGGGATGCAGCAGCGAATCCTTTCATGATCGGTTTGTACAGGGAAGGGTTAAGGGCATTCGAGAATCAGGCACGATTGCTGTTTGGAAAAACCTTGCTCGACCTTGATCAAGAGCGGTTAATTGAGCTGTTAAAATCGCAGGAGCACACCCCTTTTTTTCAATTTATCCGGAACCATACAATGGAGGGTGTTTTTTCCGACCCCATCTATGGCGGAAACTACCAGGCATACGGTTGGCGTCTGATCGGCTTTGAAGGGCCCCGTTTTTATACTGCTGAAGAAATCAATAAAAAACGGCAGCTCCCGAAAGTTTATTATTCTCTGAAGGGGATTGCCCATGAGGACAAAACCGGAATATGA